Proteins from one Chitinophaga oryzae genomic window:
- a CDS encoding amidohydrolase family protein, with product MVIDAHQHFWQYDPVRDAWIDDSMQVIRRDFFPEHLEPVLAANGVHGCVAVQADQSENETAFLLDLADKHPFIKGVVGWTDLRDPHLRDRLAAYAAHPKLKGFRHIVQGEPDVNFLLGDDFCRGIAALAEFGFSYDILVYPKQLAATAAFVQKFPDHRLVIDHVAKPDFKTGELDEWAAYMRRIARSPNVYCKLSGLVTEADWQYWQQEHFEPFLDVVLECFGPNRLMFGSDWPVCLLAADYAQVKNIVTSYISKLSTTEQNNIMGGNAISFYHL from the coding sequence ATGGTAATCGACGCACATCAGCATTTCTGGCAGTATGATCCCGTCCGCGACGCCTGGATAGACGACTCCATGCAGGTCATCCGCAGGGATTTTTTTCCGGAACACCTGGAGCCCGTGCTGGCCGCTAACGGCGTACACGGTTGTGTGGCGGTACAGGCAGACCAGTCGGAAAATGAAACCGCTTTCCTGCTGGACCTGGCGGATAAACATCCGTTCATCAAAGGCGTGGTAGGCTGGACAGACCTGCGCGATCCCCACCTGCGGGACCGCCTGGCCGCTTATGCCGCCCATCCCAAACTCAAAGGGTTCCGGCATATTGTACAGGGCGAACCCGATGTGAACTTCCTGCTCGGAGACGACTTTTGCCGCGGCATCGCCGCCCTGGCGGAATTCGGATTCAGCTACGATATCCTCGTGTATCCGAAACAGTTAGCCGCCACGGCCGCCTTTGTACAGAAATTCCCGGACCACCGCCTCGTGATAGATCATGTGGCCAAACCGGATTTTAAAACCGGGGAACTGGACGAATGGGCCGCTTATATGCGCCGGATCGCCCGGTCACCGAATGTGTACTGTAAGCTCAGCGGACTCGTGACGGAAGCGGACTGGCAGTACTGGCAGCAGGAACACTTCGAACCGTTCCTCGATGTGGTACTGGAATGTTTCGGCCCCAACCGGCTCATGTTTGGGTCCGACTGGCCCGTTTGCCTGCTGGCAGCAGACTACGCACAGGTGAAAAACATCGTCACCAGCTACATCAGTAAATTATCAACAACAGAACAAAACAACATTATGGGAGGCAATGCCATCTCATTCTATCATCTATAA
- a CDS encoding SDR family oxidoreductase, translating to MDLGLQGKVIIVTGGAKGIGEGIAKLVAAEGGIVIIAGRNEADNSKTVNEIIGAGGQAHGIKAELSNVEDCRKVIAETVEKYGKIDGLVNNAGANDSVGLESGSPERFMQSLQNNLSHYYNLAHFALPYLKTSKGNIVNIGSKVATTGQGNTSGYAASKGAINALTREWAVELLPYSVRVNTVIPAEVWTPLYETWINSLPNPKEKLAAITAKIPFEQRMTTSEEIANTTVFLLSPRSSHTTGQILFVDGGYTHLDRSIS from the coding sequence ATGGATTTAGGATTACAGGGAAAAGTGATTATCGTTACCGGCGGTGCCAAAGGTATTGGAGAAGGTATTGCAAAACTGGTAGCAGCGGAAGGAGGCATTGTCATCATTGCCGGCAGAAATGAAGCTGACAACAGCAAAACCGTCAACGAGATTATCGGAGCGGGAGGCCAGGCCCACGGCATCAAGGCCGAGCTGTCCAATGTGGAAGACTGCCGCAAAGTGATCGCCGAAACCGTTGAAAAATACGGAAAAATAGATGGCCTGGTCAACAATGCCGGCGCTAATGACAGCGTAGGACTGGAAAGCGGCAGCCCGGAACGTTTCATGCAATCGCTGCAAAACAACCTGTCACACTACTACAACCTGGCCCATTTTGCGCTGCCCTACCTGAAAACCAGCAAAGGCAATATCGTGAATATCGGCTCCAAAGTAGCGACCACCGGCCAGGGTAACACCTCCGGCTATGCCGCTTCCAAAGGCGCTATCAACGCGCTGACCCGCGAATGGGCAGTAGAACTGCTGCCTTACTCCGTACGTGTCAACACGGTCATCCCGGCCGAGGTGTGGACACCACTGTACGAAACCTGGATCAACTCTCTCCCCAACCCCAAAGAGAAACTGGCAGCCATCACCGCCAAAATTCCTTTTGAGCAGAGAATGACCACTTCAGAAGAGATCGCCAACACGACCGTGTTCCTGCTGTCTCCCCGTTCCTCACATACAACCGGACAGATATTATTCGTTGACGGAGGTTATACACACCTCGACAGGTCCATCAGCTGA
- a CDS encoding MbnP family protein — MILRIFTFYIFRCVLICLPVLWLCGCAKKDKQDDTPPAFYTWMYLDVSHEMNGSQLVRNTKLYTNPAGETFRVSQFRYYLSNFALVDDAGKTIQLASAYFLVDDAVDSTKHLRLDSLPAGTYKALRFLVGVDSARNNSGVQSGALAPENGMFWTWNSGYIMAKLEGTSDAVASPAHAFQWHVGGFKGPYNVLKTVELPLAFHVGAYTAAIPRFNVVAGLDKWFAPNTASFAQSPVIMAPGEAALNIAKNYQQMFSIKN, encoded by the coding sequence ATGATCTTGCGGATTTTTACTTTCTATATCTTCCGTTGTGTCCTGATATGCCTGCCTGTCCTATGGCTCTGCGGATGCGCAAAAAAAGATAAACAAGACGATACGCCACCGGCGTTTTATACCTGGATGTACCTGGATGTCTCCCACGAGATGAATGGCAGCCAGCTCGTTAGAAACACAAAACTTTACACGAATCCTGCCGGTGAAACCTTCCGGGTTTCTCAGTTCCGTTATTATCTCAGCAATTTCGCGCTTGTGGATGATGCCGGGAAAACCATCCAGCTGGCCTCCGCCTATTTCCTGGTAGACGATGCGGTGGATTCCACCAAACACCTGCGGCTCGACAGCCTGCCTGCCGGCACCTACAAGGCGCTCCGCTTCCTGGTAGGGGTAGACAGCGCCCGTAATAACAGCGGCGTCCAGTCCGGTGCTTTAGCCCCTGAAAACGGCATGTTCTGGACCTGGAACAGCGGCTATATCATGGCGAAGCTGGAAGGCACCTCCGATGCGGTCGCATCCCCCGCACATGCGTTCCAATGGCATGTAGGCGGTTTCAAAGGTCCCTACAATGTGCTGAAAACGGTGGAATTGCCGCTGGCCTTCCATGTAGGCGCCTATACCGCAGCCATACCGCGTTTTAATGTGGTGGCCGGCCTGGATAAATGGTTCGCGCCCAATACCGCCAGCTTCGCGCAGTCGCCCGTTATCATGGCGCCGGGAGAAGCGGCGCTCAACATCGCCAAAAACTACCAGCAGATGTTCTCCATTAAAAACTAG
- a CDS encoding DNA-3-methyladenine glycosylase I has product MGTVEKTRCGWSLKDQLYKDYHDHEWGTPSHDDRHLFEMLCLEGAQAGLSWHTVLTKRENYRKAFDNWDAKKIAKYDDKKIARLLENEGIIRNKLKINAAVTNAKAFLAVQKEFGTFDKYIWSFVNHKPIVNNFKSLQEVPAKTPVSDAMSKDLLKRGFKFVGSTICYAYMQATGMVNDHIASCYKRSKG; this is encoded by the coding sequence ATGGGAACTGTAGAAAAAACCAGATGCGGCTGGAGCCTGAAAGATCAATTGTATAAAGACTATCACGACCATGAATGGGGAACGCCCAGTCACGACGACCGGCATCTCTTTGAAATGCTTTGCCTCGAAGGCGCACAGGCCGGCCTTAGCTGGCACACCGTGCTCACCAAACGGGAAAACTACCGCAAAGCTTTTGACAACTGGGATGCGAAAAAGATCGCTAAATACGATGATAAAAAAATCGCCAGGCTGCTGGAAAACGAAGGCATCATCCGGAACAAGCTGAAGATCAATGCCGCGGTCACCAATGCTAAAGCCTTCCTGGCTGTGCAGAAGGAATTCGGCACCTTCGATAAGTACATCTGGTCATTCGTCAATCACAAACCCATTGTCAACAATTTCAAATCATTACAGGAAGTTCCGGCGAAAACGCCTGTCTCCGACGCTATGAGCAAGGACCTGCTGAAACGCGGGTTCAAATTTGTAGGGTCTACTATCTGTTACGCCTATATGCAGGCTACCGGTATGGTGAACGATCATATAGCCTCCTGCTATAAAAGATCGAAGGGATAA
- a CDS encoding cytochrome-c peroxidase, producing the protein MRHKALYIAVAFGTLLLLAHACKKENRGGSGGPGPEPVTLSLPPGFPDPVYNFSGNPLTRQGIALGRFIFYDYRLSKDSTVSCGFCHQQFAAFGHFDHALSHGVGGRQGNRSVPTIFNMIWQKEFMWDGGVNNLEIQPLTPLTDHREMGVDLKELLQKMQADPRYRQQFKAAFGTEEVTSERMFKAITQFVGTMISGNSRYDSIIRKVPGAAFSPDEQVGYTLYQQKCAACHKEPLFTDLSYRSNGLPYLAALNDVGRMKITGNTADYLKFKVPSLRNIIRSSPYMHDGRYSDIFQVFGFYDHGVKDTITTDVLVRKGVPLTSQQQRQLYLFLNTLTDYTLINNKDLSEVLIEP; encoded by the coding sequence ATGCGCCATAAAGCGTTATATATCGCTGTTGCCTTCGGTACCCTGCTACTGCTTGCCCATGCCTGTAAAAAGGAAAACAGGGGCGGAAGCGGTGGTCCGGGGCCGGAGCCTGTAACGCTGTCGCTGCCGCCCGGATTTCCCGACCCGGTATATAACTTTTCCGGTAATCCGCTGACCAGGCAGGGGATAGCCCTGGGGCGCTTTATATTTTACGATTATCGCCTCTCCAAAGACAGCACCGTTTCCTGCGGCTTCTGCCACCAGCAGTTCGCCGCCTTCGGGCATTTCGATCATGCACTGAGCCACGGCGTAGGCGGCCGGCAGGGCAACCGCTCGGTACCAACGATCTTTAATATGATCTGGCAGAAAGAATTCATGTGGGACGGTGGGGTGAATAACCTGGAAATACAACCGCTGACACCGCTCACGGACCATCGTGAAATGGGCGTGGACCTGAAAGAGCTGCTGCAGAAAATGCAGGCCGATCCCAGGTACCGGCAGCAGTTCAAAGCGGCTTTCGGTACGGAAGAAGTCACCAGCGAACGGATGTTCAAAGCCATTACCCAGTTTGTGGGCACCATGATCTCGGGTAACTCCCGCTACGACAGCATTATCCGCAAAGTGCCGGGAGCGGCTTTCTCGCCGGATGAACAGGTGGGCTATACGCTATATCAGCAAAAGTGTGCGGCCTGTCACAAAGAACCGTTGTTTACCGACCTGAGTTATCGCAGCAACGGCCTGCCCTACCTGGCTGCGCTCAACGATGTGGGACGGATGAAGATCACCGGCAATACGGCTGATTACCTCAAATTTAAAGTGCCTTCATTGCGCAACATCATCAGGAGCTCCCCCTATATGCACGATGGCCGGTATTCCGATATCTTCCAGGTGTTCGGTTTCTACGATCATGGCGTAAAAGATACCATCACCACAGACGTGCTGGTGCGCAAGGGTGTGCCGCTCACCAGCCAACAGCAGCGGCAGCTGTACCTGTTCCTTAATACCCTTACCGATTATACGCTGATCAACAATAAAGATCTTTCCGAAGTATTGATAGAGCCCTGA
- a CDS encoding L-rhamnose mutarotase, with product MNRYCLALDLVDDPQLIAEYEDYHRNVWPEIKKSITDSGIQNMEIYRAGNRLFMIMEVDDSFSFDRKGAMDAANPTVQKWEQLMWKYQQALPVAKPGEKWIIMDKIFSL from the coding sequence ATGAACCGTTATTGCCTGGCACTGGACCTGGTCGACGATCCGCAGCTGATAGCCGAATATGAAGACTATCACCGCAACGTATGGCCGGAGATCAAAAAAAGCATCACCGACAGCGGTATCCAAAACATGGAAATCTACCGCGCCGGCAACCGCTTGTTTATGATCATGGAAGTGGACGATAGTTTCTCTTTTGACCGCAAAGGCGCCATGGACGCTGCCAACCCCACAGTACAGAAATGGGAGCAGCTGATGTGGAAATACCAGCAGGCTTTGCCGGTAGCCAAACCGGGAGAGAAATGGATCATCATGGATAAGATCTTCTCATTATAA
- a CDS encoding sugar MFS transporter, with protein MAGGAVSNSTYTSSPPSGKQAGNYLFPFILVTSLFFLWGLAYGLLDVLNKHFQEVLNITPKRSTLLQGAYFGAYFVMALPAGMFMNKFGYKKGIIMGLLLYAAGAFLFYPSARALNFDFFLLSLFVLACGLACLETAANPYVTVLGPKESSEQRLNLSQCFNGLGSFLGPVIGGALFFGGGKDDLTSVQLTYIVIGVVVLLIAAFFYRTKLPEIKEAEAEGEAVMKDERPLFAHKHFVGGVIAQFFYVAAQVGVGALFINYATEYWQGTSNEKAAYLLSAGMVLFLAGRFVGTALMRKIAPNQLLAIYAFINVLLCAFVMTGNGAASVYALIAVFFFMSIMFPTIFALGVKDLGKHTKKGASFIVMSIVGGASVPYLMGVVTEMYSTAISYGIPLICFIVVFYYGWRGYKRS; from the coding sequence ATGGCCGGAGGCGCAGTAAGTAATTCCACCTATACCAGCAGTCCCCCCAGCGGGAAACAGGCTGGCAACTACCTTTTCCCGTTTATACTGGTCACCAGTTTGTTCTTTTTATGGGGCCTGGCATACGGCCTGCTGGACGTGCTGAACAAACATTTCCAGGAAGTGCTCAACATCACGCCCAAGCGCTCCACGCTGCTGCAGGGCGCATACTTCGGCGCATACTTCGTCATGGCTTTGCCTGCCGGTATGTTTATGAACAAGTTCGGTTACAAGAAAGGGATTATCATGGGACTGCTGCTGTATGCAGCCGGCGCCTTCCTTTTCTACCCGTCGGCCCGCGCGCTCAATTTCGACTTCTTCCTGCTGTCGCTCTTTGTGCTGGCCTGCGGACTGGCCTGCCTGGAAACGGCAGCCAACCCATACGTGACTGTGCTGGGGCCGAAAGAGTCCTCTGAACAGCGGCTGAACCTGTCACAATGTTTTAACGGATTGGGGTCTTTCCTCGGGCCTGTCATCGGTGGGGCCCTCTTCTTCGGCGGTGGAAAAGACGACCTGACATCCGTACAGCTCACCTACATCGTTATCGGCGTGGTGGTATTGCTCATCGCCGCTTTCTTTTACCGCACCAAACTGCCGGAAATCAAAGAGGCGGAAGCGGAAGGTGAAGCGGTCATGAAAGACGAAAGACCGCTGTTTGCCCATAAACATTTTGTTGGCGGTGTTATCGCCCAGTTCTTTTACGTGGCCGCCCAGGTAGGCGTAGGCGCGCTGTTTATCAACTATGCCACCGAATACTGGCAGGGCACTTCCAACGAAAAGGCGGCTTACCTGCTGTCTGCCGGCATGGTGCTGTTTCTCGCCGGCCGTTTCGTAGGTACCGCCCTGATGCGTAAAATCGCTCCGAATCAGCTGCTGGCGATCTACGCTTTCATCAACGTACTCTTGTGCGCTTTTGTGATGACAGGCAACGGGGCCGCTTCTGTATACGCGCTGATAGCCGTGTTTTTCTTTATGTCTATCATGTTCCCGACTATCTTCGCCCTGGGAGTGAAAGACCTGGGAAAACATACTAAAAAGGGCGCTTCCTTTATTGTGATGTCTATCGTAGGCGGGGCATCTGTTCCCTACCTGATGGGAGTGGTGACAGAAATGTATTCTACCGCCATTTCCTACGGCATCCCGCTGATCTGCTTCATCGTGGTGTTCTACTACGGCTGGAGGGGCTACAAGAGAAGCTAG
- a CDS encoding DUF4954 family protein, producing MNNIKKKPLSELGYNFIETPLPKGKDEYYLRNEQWSRQGEYRRLLAHEVEALVRNDNSSDDWNNIFVSNEFNPQLVQHCHFFGMVRIGKLEPYYLEFHNLRLPVGLYNSTICACDFGDNVVVHNVNYLSHYILGNEVIVANVNEMATTDYAKFGNGILKEGESESGRIQLELCNENGGRSVMPFDGMLPGDAYLWTRYRDDLQLQQQFKAFTEKQFDKRRGYYGMVGDRCVIKNCKIIKDVTIGTDAYLKGANKLKNLTINSSSDAASQIGEGCELVNGIIGYGCRVFYGVKAVRFVMASHSQLKYGARLINSYLGNNATISCCEVLNSLIFPAHEQHHNNSFLCAALVMGQSNMAAGATIGSNHNSRGADGEILAGRGFWPGLCVSLKHNSKFASFTLISKGNYMSELHINIPFCLVLNDEHDNRLKIMPGYWFMHNMYAIARNSWKYVDRDKRTDKTQLIEYDFLAPDSVEEMFQGLAIMEAAVGKAWYALPENTPKKEITEKDIRKKGKELLLQQPEEVARLTVLVRGMENSSREVQLLKVHKAYALFRELIVFYGMKNIIAAKKPSFLALQAAIKTAKRGEWHNIGGQLMKAETVNLLKQKIRKNKIASWPQLHEQYIEIGKEYATDKLQHAVASMLEIKEVSLKNFTPALLAEWLEDSTRTMEWMAHNIRHSREKDYKNPFRQLAYENADEMNVVVGSLEDNAFINETLNELGEYKNRVRKIINEWEL from the coding sequence ATGAACAACATCAAAAAGAAACCACTATCCGAACTGGGTTACAACTTTATTGAAACCCCGTTACCCAAGGGAAAAGACGAATACTACCTGCGCAATGAGCAATGGAGCCGGCAGGGCGAATACAGAAGACTGCTGGCGCATGAGGTGGAAGCCCTCGTGCGCAACGACAACAGTTCCGACGACTGGAACAATATTTTTGTGTCCAACGAATTCAACCCGCAGCTGGTGCAGCACTGCCACTTCTTTGGCATGGTGCGCATCGGTAAACTGGAACCGTATTATCTCGAGTTCCACAACCTGCGGCTGCCGGTAGGACTGTACAACAGCACCATCTGCGCCTGCGACTTCGGCGACAACGTCGTGGTACACAATGTCAACTACCTCTCCCACTATATCCTGGGCAATGAAGTGATCGTCGCCAATGTCAACGAGATGGCCACCACCGACTATGCCAAGTTCGGGAACGGGATTTTGAAAGAAGGCGAGTCAGAAAGCGGCCGTATCCAGCTGGAGCTTTGCAACGAAAACGGCGGCCGCAGCGTCATGCCCTTCGATGGCATGCTGCCCGGCGACGCCTACCTCTGGACACGTTACCGCGATGACCTGCAGCTGCAGCAGCAGTTTAAAGCTTTCACCGAAAAGCAATTCGACAAGCGCCGCGGCTACTACGGCATGGTCGGCGACCGCTGCGTGATCAAAAACTGCAAGATCATCAAAGACGTGACCATCGGCACCGACGCTTACCTTAAAGGCGCCAACAAGCTGAAAAACCTCACGATCAACAGCAGCAGCGACGCCGCCTCACAGATAGGAGAAGGATGTGAACTGGTGAACGGTATCATCGGCTACGGCTGCCGCGTTTTCTACGGCGTAAAAGCCGTTCGTTTTGTGATGGCCTCGCATTCACAGCTGAAATACGGCGCCCGCCTGATCAACTCGTACCTCGGTAACAACGCTACCATCTCCTGCTGCGAGGTGCTCAACTCCCTCATATTCCCGGCACACGAACAGCACCATAACAATTCGTTCCTCTGTGCGGCGCTGGTGATGGGGCAAAGTAATATGGCCGCCGGCGCTACTATCGGCTCCAACCACAACTCCCGCGGCGCTGACGGCGAAATCCTCGCCGGCAGGGGCTTCTGGCCGGGACTATGCGTAAGCCTGAAACACAATTCCAAATTCGCCAGCTTCACGCTCATCTCCAAGGGCAATTATATGTCTGAACTGCATATCAATATCCCTTTCTGCCTCGTGCTGAACGATGAGCATGATAACCGGCTCAAGATCATGCCCGGCTACTGGTTCATGCACAACATGTACGCCATTGCCCGCAACTCCTGGAAATATGTGGACCGCGACAAACGCACCGACAAAACCCAGCTGATAGAATATGATTTCCTGGCCCCGGACTCCGTAGAGGAAATGTTCCAGGGACTGGCTATCATGGAAGCTGCCGTAGGCAAAGCATGGTACGCGCTGCCGGAAAACACGCCAAAAAAGGAGATAACGGAAAAGGATATACGTAAAAAAGGAAAGGAACTCCTGTTGCAGCAGCCGGAAGAAGTGGCCCGCCTGACCGTCCTGGTCAGGGGCATGGAAAACAGCTCCCGCGAAGTGCAGCTGCTGAAGGTGCACAAAGCTTACGCGCTCTTCCGCGAACTGATTGTTTTCTACGGCATGAAAAACATCATTGCCGCCAAAAAGCCGTCATTCCTCGCTTTACAGGCTGCCATCAAAACAGCCAAACGCGGTGAGTGGCACAACATCGGCGGACAACTGATGAAAGCAGAAACCGTCAACCTGCTGAAGCAGAAAATCCGGAAAAATAAAATCGCCAGCTGGCCGCAACTGCACGAACAGTACATCGAAATCGGTAAGGAATACGCCACCGACAAACTACAGCACGCCGTTGCCAGTATGCTGGAAATAAAAGAGGTATCTTTGAAAAACTTTACCCCTGCATTACTCGCAGAATGGCTGGAAGACTCTACCCGCACCATGGAATGGATGGCACACAACATCCGCCATTCAAGGGAGAAAGACTATAAAAATCCTTTCCGCCAACTGGCCTACGAAAATGCCGACGAAATGAACGTAGTGGTAGGCAGCCTGGAAGACAATGCCTTTATCAACGAGACATTGAACGAACTGGGCGAATATAAAAACCGGGTCAGAAAAATTATCAATGAATGGGAACTGTAG
- a CDS encoding SDR family NAD(P)-dependent oxidoreductase translates to MELFRLDHKVAVITGGGSGIGQAIAKCFGAQGASVHIIELNEEGGRSTAEEIKAAGGQAQVHACNVADQAAVINVMDSIVQQAGKLDILVNCAGIAHVGNLENTTEQDFDRVYQVNVKGTYNCMYAVIRQMKAQGGGVVLNIASIASSVGIPDRFAYSMSKGAVLTMTLSAAKDYLGSNIRCNCISPARVHTPFVDGFIAKNYPGKEAEMFDKLSKTQPIGRMAKPVEVGHLALYLCSDEAGFITGCDYPIDGGFIRLNN, encoded by the coding sequence ATGGAGCTGTTCAGATTAGATCACAAAGTGGCGGTTATCACCGGTGGTGGTAGCGGCATAGGACAGGCGATCGCAAAATGCTTTGGCGCCCAGGGCGCCAGCGTGCATATTATAGAGCTGAATGAAGAAGGAGGCCGGAGCACGGCAGAAGAAATTAAAGCGGCAGGCGGGCAGGCGCAGGTACATGCCTGTAACGTGGCCGACCAGGCCGCCGTGATCAACGTAATGGACAGCATTGTGCAGCAGGCCGGTAAACTGGACATCCTGGTGAATTGCGCCGGTATTGCCCATGTAGGCAATCTCGAAAACACCACCGAACAGGATTTCGACCGGGTATACCAGGTGAATGTGAAAGGTACTTATAACTGCATGTATGCAGTCATCCGGCAAATGAAAGCCCAGGGTGGCGGGGTAGTGCTGAATATCGCTTCTATCGCTTCCAGTGTGGGTATCCCGGACAGGTTCGCCTACTCCATGAGTAAAGGCGCGGTGCTCACCATGACCCTGTCTGCCGCCAAGGACTACCTGGGCAGCAACATCCGTTGCAACTGCATTTCCCCGGCGAGGGTACATACGCCGTTCGTGGACGGCTTCATCGCCAAAAACTATCCCGGCAAAGAAGCGGAAATGTTCGATAAACTGAGCAAAACCCAACCGATAGGCCGTATGGCCAAGCCGGTGGAAGTGGGGCACCTGGCCCTCTACCTCTGCTCGGATGAGGCTGGTTTCATCACGGGATGCGACTATCCGATCGACGGCGGTTTTATCAGGTTAAATAATTAA
- a CDS encoding fumarylacetoacetate hydrolase family protein yields MKLIRFGLPGQEKPGIVTEAGMFDVSAFGEDFGEQFLASNGLERLSQWWAQHGASCPQVPAGTRLGAPFQRPSKIVCIGLNYADHARETNAPIPTEPIVFFKSTTALVGPNDDLMIPRNSEKTDWEVELAVVIGKKASYVEEKDALDYVAGYCLHNDYSERAFQLERNGQWVKGKSCDTFAPMGPWLATKDEIKDVDNLRLWLTVNGRKMQDGNTSNFIFNVPFVVAYLSQFMTLLPGDVISTGTPAGVGLGMNPQVYLKPGDVVELGIDGLGTSKQTVVAFK; encoded by the coding sequence ATGAAACTGATCAGGTTTGGTTTACCGGGACAAGAGAAACCGGGCATTGTTACAGAAGCAGGGATGTTTGACGTCAGCGCTTTTGGAGAAGATTTTGGAGAACAATTCCTGGCTTCCAACGGCCTGGAACGCCTGTCCCAATGGTGGGCACAGCATGGCGCTTCCTGCCCGCAGGTACCTGCCGGCACCCGGCTGGGCGCTCCGTTTCAGCGGCCGTCCAAGATCGTGTGCATCGGTCTCAACTATGCCGATCACGCCCGTGAAACCAACGCGCCGATTCCCACAGAACCCATCGTGTTCTTTAAAAGCACTACCGCGCTGGTAGGCCCCAACGATGACCTGATGATTCCGCGTAACAGCGAAAAAACAGACTGGGAAGTGGAGCTGGCCGTGGTAATCGGTAAAAAAGCCTCTTACGTGGAAGAAAAAGACGCGCTGGACTATGTCGCCGGCTACTGCCTGCACAATGATTACAGCGAGCGCGCCTTCCAGCTGGAGAGAAACGGTCAGTGGGTAAAAGGCAAAAGCTGCGATACTTTCGCGCCTATGGGCCCCTGGCTGGCGACTAAAGACGAAATCAAAGACGTGGACAACCTGCGTTTATGGCTCACCGTTAACGGCCGGAAAATGCAGGACGGCAACACTTCCAATTTCATCTTCAACGTACCGTTCGTAGTGGCTTACCTGAGCCAGTTCATGACGCTGCTCCCGGGCGACGTTATCTCCACCGGCACACCGGCAGGCGTAGGCCTCGGTATGAACCCGCAGGTATACCTGAAACCGGGCGACGTGGTGGAACTGGGCATCGATGGCCTCGGCACTTCCAAACAAACAGTAGTAGCCTTTAAATAA
- a CDS encoding M15 family metallopeptidase, producing the protein MRKLILTALLGGLLQQATAQQLKPNQYGLLVVNTPEQYAQLVKKDSNQQLVDLETFIPHIRKDVRYATTNNFTHQQLYRHTKIYLRRPAAEKLKAVQAALNEKGYTLLIYDAYRPYRVTEAMFKIVPNDLYAADPRKGSGHNRGVAVDLSMADLKTGKPVAMPTDFDDFTQKAHENYVPSDPTVTANRKLLRDTMKQYGFKGSSTEWWHFYLPDYKKYPLMDITSPD; encoded by the coding sequence ATGAGAAAACTGATATTGACAGCCCTTTTGGGAGGCCTTTTGCAACAGGCAACCGCCCAGCAGCTTAAACCCAATCAGTACGGCCTGCTGGTGGTAAACACCCCGGAACAATACGCGCAACTGGTAAAAAAGGACTCCAACCAGCAGCTGGTAGACCTCGAGACCTTTATACCGCATATCCGCAAGGACGTGCGATACGCCACCACCAACAATTTCACCCATCAGCAGCTTTACCGGCATACGAAGATCTATCTGCGCCGGCCTGCCGCCGAGAAGCTGAAAGCGGTGCAGGCAGCCCTCAATGAAAAAGGATACACGCTGCTGATATACGACGCCTACCGCCCCTACCGGGTTACCGAAGCCATGTTCAAAATTGTGCCCAACGACCTGTACGCCGCCGACCCGCGTAAAGGCTCCGGGCATAATCGCGGCGTAGCGGTAGACCTGTCCATGGCTGATCTTAAAACGGGAAAGCCCGTGGCGATGCCAACGGACTTTGACGATTTTACCCAAAAGGCGCATGAAAATTATGTTCCCTCCGATCCAACAGTCACGGCTAACCGTAAACTGCTGCGCGACACGATGAAACAATACGGTTTCAAAGGGTCCAGCACGGAATGGTGGCATTTCTATCTCCCGGATTATAAAAAATACCCGCTGATGGATATTACATCCCCGGACTGA